In Halorhabdus rudnickae, the following proteins share a genomic window:
- the thsB gene encoding thermosome subunit beta, with amino-acid sequence MQGQPMIVLGDESERMKDEDAQSHNISAARAVAQSVRSTLGPKGMDKMLVSSIGDVTITNDGVTILQEMDIENPTAEMIIEVAEAQEDEAGDGTTTAVAIAGELLANAEDLLEQDIHPTAIIRGFDMAVKQAREEIDDIAERVEPDDEEILKSVAETSMTGKGAELNLDLLSDLVVGAVQAVSVEGEDGSTVVDLEFIDIESKPGRPAADSTLVHGAVIDEDPTHEDMPTDVEGAEILLTDTALELDETEADAQLSVDDPSQLQEFIEQEEEQLREMVQQIADSGADVVFCQKGIDEMVEHLLAREGILAVERAKKSDIEFLREVTDARIVSDLDSLSDADLGIGDIARDEDEEWFTVESDGHGVTLLVRGSTEHVSDELERGINDALDVVAATVSDGRVLAGGGAIEVELASRLRDYADSVEGREQLAVEAFADAFELVPRVLSENAGLDPIDTLVELRSAHENGEQRAGLNVFTGDVLDTYEEGVVEPAHAKTQAISSAAEAANLVLKIDDIIQASGLGGGSGDDGPDLGGAGGAPGGMGGGMGGMM; translated from the coding sequence ATGCAGGGACAGCCGATGATCGTACTCGGCGATGAGTCCGAGCGGATGAAAGACGAGGACGCCCAGAGCCACAATATCTCGGCGGCCCGCGCGGTCGCTCAGTCGGTCCGTTCGACCCTCGGGCCGAAGGGCATGGACAAGATGCTCGTCTCCTCGATCGGTGACGTGACCATCACGAACGACGGCGTCACCATCCTACAGGAGATGGATATCGAGAACCCGACGGCCGAGATGATCATCGAAGTCGCCGAGGCCCAGGAGGACGAAGCCGGCGACGGCACCACGACAGCCGTCGCCATCGCGGGAGAACTCCTCGCGAACGCCGAGGACCTCTTAGAGCAGGACATCCACCCGACAGCGATCATTCGCGGGTTCGACATGGCCGTCAAGCAGGCCCGCGAGGAGATCGACGACATCGCCGAGCGCGTCGAGCCGGACGACGAGGAGATCCTCAAGTCCGTCGCCGAGACGAGCATGACGGGCAAAGGGGCCGAACTCAATCTCGACCTGCTCTCGGATCTGGTCGTGGGTGCCGTCCAGGCCGTCTCCGTCGAGGGCGAAGACGGCTCGACGGTCGTCGACCTAGAGTTTATCGACATCGAGTCCAAGCCGGGCCGGCCCGCCGCCGACTCGACGCTCGTCCACGGCGCCGTCATCGACGAAGATCCGACCCACGAGGACATGCCGACGGACGTCGAGGGCGCCGAGATCCTCCTGACCGACACCGCGCTGGAGCTTGACGAGACCGAGGCCGACGCACAGCTTAGCGTCGACGACCCGAGTCAGCTCCAGGAGTTCATCGAGCAGGAAGAAGAGCAGCTCCGGGAAATGGTCCAGCAGATCGCGGACTCGGGCGCAGACGTGGTCTTCTGCCAGAAGGGCATCGACGAGATGGTCGAGCACCTCCTCGCCCGTGAGGGTATCCTCGCCGTCGAGCGGGCCAAGAAGTCCGACATCGAGTTCCTCCGTGAAGTCACCGACGCACGGATCGTCTCCGATCTGGACTCGCTGAGCGACGCCGATCTGGGGATCGGCGACATCGCCCGCGACGAAGACGAGGAGTGGTTCACCGTCGAGAGCGACGGACACGGCGTGACGCTACTCGTCCGCGGGTCGACCGAACACGTCAGCGACGAACTCGAACGCGGGATCAACGACGCCTTGGACGTCGTCGCCGCGACAGTCAGCGACGGGCGCGTCCTCGCTGGTGGCGGTGCGATCGAGGTCGAACTCGCTTCCCGTCTACGGGATTACGCCGACAGCGTGGAAGGCCGCGAACAGCTGGCAGTCGAAGCCTTCGCAGACGCGTTCGAACTCGTCCCGCGAGTACTCTCGGAGAACGCCGGTCTCGATCCGATCGACACGCTTGTCGAACTGCGGTCGGCCCATGAGAACGGCGAGCAGCGCGCCGGACTGAACGTCTTCACCGGTGACGTCCTCGATACCTACGAAGAGGGCGTCGTCGAACCGGCCCACGCCAAGACCCAGGCGATCTCCAGCGCCGCGGAGGCCGCCAACCTGGTCCTGAAGATCGACGACATCATCCAGGCCTCCGGTCTGGGCGGGGGCAGCGGCGACGACGGCCCCGATCTGGGCGGTGCCGGCGGTGCCCCTGGCGGTATGGGCGGCGGCATGGGCGGCATGATGTAA
- a CDS encoding inositol monophosphatase family protein, with protein MASGAATGLAGCSSGQETTESLQTNHQDTDTVTETQTTPMASTTDYTPVVEQAAVTGSAVAANLFRRDIEVEYKDDTKANVVTKADRGAQAAIMDTLERLQPDGTIVGEEGDAAKDVPDSGLSFVVDPLDGSYNFTRGNRLWCASVAAVEDGDPVAAASVAPALDDAYVGSPEGVRRNGEPVSVSDRTDPKGFMVAPTYFWGFDSRGQFAAAARAVVERFSDLRRVGSTQLALALVAAGEIEAAITNLETNPWDTIAGAAMVEWAGGTVTDLNGKSWGPDSTGLVASNGGAHDLVLEATQEIEAAKQS; from the coding sequence ATGGCAAGCGGGGCAGCCACCGGGCTCGCCGGCTGTTCTTCGGGCCAAGAGACTACCGAATCCCTCCAGACGAACCACCAGGACACCGACACAGTCACCGAAACCCAAACGACACCAATGGCAAGCACTACCGACTACACTCCAGTCGTCGAACAGGCAGCAGTCACCGGCAGCGCCGTTGCGGCCAATCTCTTCCGCCGAGATATCGAAGTCGAATACAAGGACGACACGAAGGCCAATGTCGTAACGAAAGCCGATCGTGGCGCACAGGCGGCGATCATGGACACGCTTGAGCGACTCCAGCCCGATGGGACGATCGTCGGTGAGGAAGGTGACGCGGCGAAAGACGTACCTGACTCGGGACTGTCGTTCGTCGTCGATCCGCTCGACGGCTCGTATAATTTCACTCGAGGAAACCGCCTCTGGTGTGCCAGTGTCGCTGCAGTCGAAGACGGCGATCCGGTTGCAGCCGCCTCCGTCGCCCCGGCACTGGATGACGCCTACGTCGGAAGTCCCGAAGGCGTCCGCCGGAACGGCGAGCCCGTCAGTGTGAGCGACCGTACCGACCCGAAGGGGTTCATGGTTGCTCCCACGTACTTCTGGGGCTTTGACAGTCGTGGACAGTTCGCCGCCGCGGCGCGTGCCGTCGTCGAGCGGTTCAGTGACCTTCGGCGGGTTGGCTCGACACAGCTCGCACTCGCACTCGTCGCTGCCGGCGAGATCGAAGCTGCGATCACGAATCTCGAAACGAACCCGTGGGACACGATCGCCGGTGCGGCGATGGTCGAATGGGCCGGTGGCACAGTAACAGACCTGAACGGCAAGTCCTGGGGACCGGACAGTACGGGTCTGGTTGCCTCGAACGGTGGCGCACACGATCTCGTCCTCGAAGCGACCCAGGAGATCGAAGCCGCGAAACAGAGCTAG
- a CDS encoding ribonuclease H-like domain-containing protein, translated as MRVEESFIPVRGVGEQTERSLWEHGITHWDDFYPDAVGPTTAERIQAFIEDARRHLDDRNTEYFGRQFPSEAQWRLYESFQDGAAFFDIETTGLDKRQDAVTTVSVRQGGETKTFVRDRDLTAERLQETFTDANLLISFNGKRFDVPFLEHSFDLGGVLKRPHLDLMYPCRRLDLTGGLKQIEKDVGIERDRPDLSGKDAVRLWYEYQRGDETALDTLISYNREDVDHLETVANRVVTRLHERTVPDDCDL; from the coding sequence GTGCGCGTCGAAGAGAGTTTCATCCCGGTCAGGGGCGTCGGCGAGCAGACCGAGCGGTCGCTGTGGGAACACGGAATCACCCACTGGGACGACTTCTACCCCGACGCCGTCGGCCCCACGACCGCCGAGCGCATCCAGGCGTTCATCGAGGACGCCCGCCGACATCTGGACGACCGCAACACCGAGTACTTCGGCCGACAGTTCCCAAGCGAGGCCCAGTGGCGACTGTACGAGTCCTTCCAGGACGGCGCAGCCTTCTTCGATATCGAGACGACAGGCCTCGATAAGCGCCAGGACGCGGTGACGACGGTCAGCGTCCGCCAGGGTGGCGAGACGAAGACGTTCGTCCGGGATCGCGATCTCACCGCCGAGCGCCTCCAGGAGACCTTCACCGACGCCAACCTGCTGATCTCGTTCAACGGCAAGCGTTTCGACGTACCTTTCCTCGAGCACTCTTTCGACCTCGGAGGCGTCCTCAAACGCCCGCATCTCGATCTGATGTATCCGTGCCGACGACTGGACCTGACGGGCGGGCTGAAACAGATCGAGAAAGACGTAGGGATCGAACGAGATCGCCCAGACCTCTCTGGAAAAGACGCCGTCAGGCTGTGGTACGAGTATCAGCGTGGGGACGAGACAGCGCTTGACACGCTCATCTCGTACAATCGCGAGGACGTCGACCACCTGGAGACAGTCGCCAACCGGGTCGTCACCCGGCTCCACGAGCGGACGGTGCCCGACGACTGTGACCTGTGA
- a CDS encoding rhomboid family intramembrane serine protease, with amino-acid sequence MDRATNPTTTLIGVLIVVFLLQVLAAVLGTPLELALAWPLSDRPWTLLSSVLAHGGPLHLATNAIGLFVIGLVLERRTSTLRFYLFFLVVGAAAGTMEVTVGWLMGDAVSVLGASGAIFGLLGYLLAANRLTDAVASRIAVDPRVATLVMIGVALAITWLTRGRRVALIAHFTGLVLGLLAGRAHVLRSSVSNASATSTERRRF; translated from the coding sequence ATGGACAGGGCCACGAATCCGACCACGACGTTGATCGGCGTGCTGATCGTGGTCTTCCTGTTGCAGGTACTGGCAGCCGTACTGGGGACACCGCTCGAACTCGCACTCGCCTGGCCGCTGTCCGATCGGCCCTGGACGCTGCTTTCGAGCGTCCTTGCCCATGGCGGCCCGCTGCATCTCGCGACGAACGCCATCGGCCTGTTCGTGATCGGTCTCGTCCTCGAACGGCGCACGTCGACCCTGCGGTTCTACCTGTTCTTCCTCGTCGTCGGGGCCGCCGCCGGGACGATGGAGGTGACCGTGGGGTGGCTCATGGGTGATGCCGTCTCAGTGCTGGGGGCCAGTGGCGCGATATTCGGCCTGCTGGGGTATTTGCTTGCGGCCAACCGCCTCACTGACGCCGTCGCCAGCCGGATCGCCGTCGATCCACGGGTGGCGACCCTCGTCATGATCGGCGTTGCCCTCGCTATCACCTGGCTGACACGGGGTCGACGTGTGGCACTGATCGCACACTTTACCGGGCTGGTGCTCGGTCTGCTCGCCGGTCGAGCGCACGTCCTTCGATCCAGTGTGTCTAATGCGTCCGCAACCAGTACGGAACGACGACGCTTTTGA
- the feoB gene encoding ferrous iron transport protein B, protein MEGCHDAGCDPEAIDAEATLALVGCPNVGKSVVFGELAEQYVDVSNYPGTTVDTTIAEFGDYKLTDTPGVYGISSFSEEERVTRDIVLEADAVVNVVDATHLDRDLFLTLQLLDMGVPTVVALNMMDEAEADGIDIDVDALEEALGVPVVPTVAIDGEGFDELRDRISDASAPDSTAIDEYYDELPAELEADRPEKTLLVEGDEELPTEMDVGGVMADGGSPALVESGLRDEIYGQRRSRVQSIADSVQQVTRTDDSIAERLSDLMINPLTGTPIALAMLGLIYYFIGDLVAQRLVDTLEGEILGVYYIPAVESFVSGLLPDSAWIEPLEFLLINDNLGLLTVTVQYVIGTLLPLVIAFYFAISILEDSGVLPRLAVLTDRGLNRIGLNGRAVVPMIVGVGCVTMAVITTRMVGSKRERTISTALLGLAVPCSAQLGVIMGLMAGLGLIYWFGYLGVLLAVLGVVGLFLDRTLPGQSQSLVAELPRMRAPRPGNILRKTYNRAKMFLREAIPLFGATAVVISALDYVGGLAAIQNGLRPLTSLVGMPADFGQILVLGLIRRDFAAAGMTDMALSSAQVFVGLVVITLFVPCILAMVMIFKEQDAKSALLMWVGSWVTAFSVGGVLAAAFGVLGL, encoded by the coding sequence ATGGAGGGGTGTCACGACGCCGGATGTGATCCCGAGGCGATCGACGCCGAGGCGACGCTCGCGCTCGTCGGCTGCCCGAACGTGGGCAAGAGTGTCGTCTTCGGCGAGCTCGCCGAGCAGTACGTCGACGTCTCGAACTATCCCGGCACGACCGTCGACACCACGATCGCTGAGTTCGGCGACTACAAGCTGACGGACACGCCCGGCGTCTACGGTATCTCCTCGTTCTCCGAGGAAGAGCGGGTCACCCGCGACATCGTCCTCGAAGCCGACGCCGTGGTGAACGTCGTCGATGCGACCCACCTCGACCGCGATCTCTTCTTGACGCTGCAGCTACTGGACATGGGCGTCCCGACGGTCGTCGCGCTGAACATGATGGACGAAGCCGAGGCCGACGGCATCGATATCGATGTCGACGCCCTTGAGGAAGCCCTGGGCGTTCCCGTCGTTCCGACAGTGGCGATCGACGGCGAGGGCTTTGACGAACTCCGGGACCGAATCTCCGACGCAAGCGCGCCCGACTCGACGGCCATCGACGAGTACTACGACGAACTCCCCGCAGAACTCGAGGCCGACCGTCCGGAGAAGACGCTACTGGTTGAGGGCGACGAGGAGCTCCCCACGGAGATGGATGTCGGCGGCGTCATGGCCGACGGCGGCTCGCCGGCGCTGGTCGAGTCGGGGCTCCGTGACGAGATCTACGGGCAACGCCGCTCGCGCGTCCAGTCGATCGCTGATTCTGTCCAGCAAGTAACCCGGACTGACGATTCGATCGCCGAGCGACTCAGTGACCTTATGATCAACCCCCTGACCGGGACGCCGATCGCCCTGGCGATGCTTGGGCTGATCTATTATTTCATCGGCGATCTGGTCGCCCAGCGGCTCGTCGACACCCTCGAAGGGGAGATTCTGGGCGTCTACTACATCCCCGCCGTCGAGTCGTTCGTCTCCGGCCTGCTGCCTGATTCTGCCTGGATCGAGCCCCTCGAGTTCCTCTTGATCAACGACAATCTCGGCCTGCTGACGGTCACTGTCCAGTACGTCATTGGCACGCTCTTGCCGCTGGTGATCGCGTTTTACTTCGCGATCAGCATCTTAGAGGACTCCGGCGTCCTCCCGCGGCTGGCCGTGTTGACCGACCGCGGCCTCAACCGAATCGGCCTGAACGGTCGTGCCGTCGTTCCGATGATTGTCGGCGTCGGCTGTGTGACGATGGCCGTCATCACCACCCGGATGGTCGGCTCGAAACGCGAGCGGACCATCTCGACGGCGCTGCTCGGACTGGCGGTGCCGTGTTCGGCCCAACTGGGCGTCATCATGGGATTGATGGCGGGGCTCGGACTGATCTACTGGTTTGGCTACCTCGGCGTCCTCCTCGCGGTGCTCGGGGTCGTCGGCCTCTTCCTCGATCGAACGCTCCCCGGCCAGAGCCAGTCGCTGGTAGCCGAATTGCCACGGATGCGTGCCCCTCGACCGGGGAATATCCTCCGGAAGACGTACAACCGCGCGAAGATGTTCCTCCGTGAAGCGATCCCGCTGTTCGGTGCGACTGCCGTCGTCATTTCGGCACTCGATTACGTCGGTGGGCTGGCAGCCATCCAGAACGGTCTGCGACCGCTGACGTCGCTGGTCGGGATGCCCGCGGACTTCGGGCAGATTCTCGTCCTCGGGTTGATCCGCCGGGACTTCGCCGCCGCTGGCATGACTGACATGGCGCTGTCGAGCGCCCAGGTCTTCGTGGGGCTGGTCGTGATCACGCTGTTCGTCCCCTGCATCCTCGCGATGGTGATGATTTTCAAAGAACAGGACGCAAAAAGTGCCCTGTTGATGTGGGTCGGTTCCTGGGTGACGGCCTTCAGCGTCGGTGGCGTGTTGGCGGCCGCCTTCGGGGTGCTCGGCCTATGA
- a CDS encoding FeoA family protein, with product MSEVLADVGAGESVRLVDVPDGDTRARLLRLGFLDGTVECRHHIRKGPVIVRRNGTDLALGSDLAGDIEIERPTTEVGE from the coding sequence ATGAGCGAAGTACTGGCCGATGTCGGGGCGGGCGAGTCCGTCAGGTTGGTCGACGTCCCGGACGGGGACACCCGGGCGCGGCTGTTACGGCTGGGCTTTCTGGACGGCACCGTGGAGTGTCGCCATCATATTCGCAAGGGGCCGGTCATTGTCCGACGCAACGGCACGGATCTCGCACTCGGCTCGGATCTCGCTGGGGACATCGAGATCGAACGGCCGACCACGGAGGTCGGTGAGTGA
- a CDS encoding GIY-YIG nuclease family protein, producing MTADQGTYTLLLALEEQATITFGAAGERSLTAGAYAYTGSAFGTGGFARIDRHRELAAGERDARHWHVDYLLGHPDTQFTDVIKTVGEDVECPVARAIADETTPIAGIGASDCDCDTHLAYAPEVEDLRLTVDRAHERAQGD from the coding sequence GTGACAGCCGATCAGGGAACCTACACGTTACTGCTCGCTCTCGAGGAGCAGGCGACGATCACCTTTGGCGCGGCGGGCGAGCGCAGCCTCACGGCGGGCGCATATGCCTACACCGGGAGTGCGTTCGGGACGGGCGGGTTCGCCCGGATCGACCGCCACCGTGAACTCGCAGCCGGCGAACGGGACGCCCGCCACTGGCACGTCGATTACCTGCTTGGCCATCCCGACACGCAGTTCACTGACGTGATAAAGACCGTCGGCGAAGACGTCGAGTGTCCGGTCGCTCGGGCGATCGCCGACGAGACGACGCCGATCGCCGGGATCGGAGCCTCGGACTGTGACTGCGATACACACCTCGCGTACGCACCCGAAGTCGAGGACCTTCGGTTGACGGTCGATCGCGCTCACGAGCGGGCCCAGGGTGACTGA
- the thiE gene encoding thiamine phosphate synthase → MTDWDVYLVTQSSLSGDRSTTEVVERAIDGGIDVVQLREKDVSARERYEMGLEIRDITREADVPLIVNDRVDLALALDADGVHLGDEDLPVPVARELLGEDAIIGRSVSFVGDAQAAVEAGVDYLGVGAIYATGSKDDIDDKEYAIGTDRLADIVAAVDIPVVGIGGVTSENAAEVIQAGADGVAVITEITDAADPEVAARELGTVVADGR, encoded by the coding sequence ATGACAGACTGGGACGTCTATCTCGTCACGCAAAGCTCGTTGTCGGGCGATCGCTCGACCACCGAGGTCGTCGAGCGGGCGATCGACGGCGGGATCGACGTGGTTCAGCTCCGGGAGAAAGACGTCAGCGCCCGCGAGCGCTACGAGATGGGCCTGGAGATCCGTGACATCACCCGCGAGGCGGACGTGCCACTGATCGTCAACGATCGGGTTGACCTGGCGCTGGCTCTCGACGCCGACGGCGTCCACCTCGGGGACGAGGACCTGCCGGTCCCGGTCGCCCGCGAATTGCTCGGCGAAGACGCGATCATCGGTCGGTCCGTGTCGTTCGTCGGGGATGCACAGGCAGCCGTCGAAGCCGGTGTGGACTACCTGGGCGTCGGCGCGATCTACGCCACGGGTTCGAAAGACGACATCGACGACAAGGAGTACGCCATCGGGACCGACCGACTGGCCGACATCGTCGCGGCCGTCGACATTCCGGTCGTCGGGATCGGCGGTGTCACGAGCGAGAACGCCGCCGAAGTGATCCAGGCTGGTGCGGACGGCGTGGCCGTCATCACCGAGATCACGGACGCCGCCGATCCGGAAGTCGCGGCCCGAGAGCTTGGCACCGTCGTTGCGGACGGGCGGTGA
- a CDS encoding PAS domain S-box protein, with the protein MRTPRQILTLAVGLGICVWVLDAAFDAVFFYTGTPFLALLVTDVPAHELYIRSLIMVVFVVFGFVTARQARQMREREREATLFKRQVDEATDSVYVIDPETGRIRDVNETACQTLGYDRSTLLGMSIAEFNPEFENPADFQGFLESPEKETLEYYETAHVRADGTTIPVEISASEVTVRGESSRIAIARDISERKAREERITHYKQAVESSRDLLTAVDADFRFLFANEAYRTFHGIEQETLQGETLDSVLESEAFERIEPALRDALSGERVQFEMTRAHAEHGERVLAVRYWPLRDADGEIHGVGASLRDITKRKEMIEQLRQSRERYESLFDSIRDAILVVDIDRHIVDCNLAFTDLFGYTLDEIEGESVSVVFESDAAFEAMEESLGQHIEDPTFVQTVRYQKQSGQIFPGETSVFYLRDSDDEITGFIGLVRDVSDRQARITQLRTIDRVLRHNLNNALTVILGTAEAIARREIDDPVASAERIVRTGEQLQETATKEREITTFLSESRRTVERDAVVIVENIVADIRERYPEADLTVDLPDAQPIVAVEYVARAIEELLDNAATHSDREVPSIQVSLEATDDVVEIRVADDGPGIPEMERRVLTGEQDIEPLYHGRGIGLWLVHLVVQYSDGTLAFDENDPRGSVVTIRLPASEGSTDERTAE; encoded by the coding sequence ATGCGAACGCCACGGCAGATCCTGACGCTCGCCGTCGGGCTTGGGATCTGCGTGTGGGTGCTCGACGCCGCGTTCGACGCCGTCTTCTTCTACACCGGGACGCCGTTTCTCGCACTGCTCGTGACCGACGTGCCTGCCCACGAGCTGTACATCCGGTCGCTCATCATGGTCGTGTTCGTCGTCTTCGGGTTCGTCACGGCCAGACAGGCCAGGCAGATGCGGGAACGCGAACGCGAAGCGACGCTGTTCAAGCGACAGGTCGACGAGGCCACCGATAGCGTCTACGTCATCGATCCGGAGACGGGACGGATCAGAGACGTCAATGAAACCGCCTGTCAGACCCTCGGGTACGATCGCTCGACGCTGCTGGGGATGTCAATCGCGGAGTTCAATCCCGAGTTCGAGAATCCGGCCGATTTCCAGGGGTTTCTGGAGTCACCGGAAAAGGAGACCCTGGAGTACTACGAGACGGCACACGTCCGTGCCGACGGGACCACGATCCCGGTCGAGATCTCCGCCTCGGAGGTCACGGTCCGAGGTGAGTCCTCCCGGATCGCGATCGCTCGCGACATCTCCGAGCGCAAGGCACGCGAGGAGCGGATCACCCACTACAAGCAGGCCGTCGAGAGTTCCCGGGACCTGCTGACTGCTGTCGACGCTGACTTCCGGTTCCTGTTCGCCAACGAGGCCTACCGGACGTTTCACGGTATTGAACAGGAGACGCTCCAGGGGGAAACGCTCGATAGCGTCCTGGAATCCGAGGCGTTCGAACGGATCGAACCGGCGCTTCGTGACGCGCTTTCGGGCGAACGGGTACAGTTCGAGATGACCCGCGCCCACGCCGAGCACGGCGAGCGCGTGCTCGCCGTCCGGTATTGGCCGTTGCGCGACGCCGACGGGGAGATCCACGGCGTCGGCGCCTCGTTGCGCGACATCACCAAACGCAAGGAGATGATCGAACAACTCCGGCAAAGTCGAGAGCGCTACGAGTCGCTGTTCGACAGTATCCGCGACGCCATCCTGGTTGTCGACATCGACCGACACATCGTCGACTGCAACCTGGCATTTACCGACCTCTTTGGCTACACACTCGACGAGATCGAAGGCGAATCTGTGAGCGTCGTCTTCGAGAGTGATGCGGCGTTCGAGGCGATGGAGGAATCCCTCGGCCAGCACATCGAGGATCCAACGTTCGTCCAGACGGTCCGGTATCAAAAGCAATCCGGACAGATCTTCCCGGGCGAAACGAGCGTGTTCTACCTGCGCGATAGCGACGATGAGATCACCGGATTCATCGGCCTCGTCAGAGACGTCTCGGATCGGCAGGCACGAATAACACAGCTCCGGACGATCGATCGCGTCCTCCGGCACAACCTCAACAATGCCCTGACGGTCATCTTGGGAACCGCCGAGGCGATCGCAAGGAGAGAAATCGACGACCCGGTGGCGTCAGCCGAGCGAATCGTCCGGACGGGAGAGCAACTCCAGGAAACTGCCACAAAGGAGCGGGAGATCACCACGTTCCTATCCGAATCACGACGGACAGTCGAACGTGACGCGGTCGTGATCGTCGAGAACATCGTCGCCGACATCCGGGAGCGCTATCCCGAGGCCGATCTGACGGTCGACCTGCCCGACGCACAGCCGATCGTCGCCGTCGAGTACGTCGCCCGGGCGATCGAGGAACTGCTCGACAACGCCGCGACCCACTCCGACCGTGAGGTACCGTCGATACAGGTTTCACTCGAAGCGACAGACGACGTCGTCGAGATCAGGGTGGCGGACGACGGCCCTGGAATTCCCGAAATGGAGCGACGGGTCTTGACTGGCGAGCAGGACATCGAGCCGC